In Synechococcus sp. CC9616, the following are encoded in one genomic region:
- the malQ gene encoding 4-alpha-glucanotransferase, producing MDQQTPPRARTTGVLLHPTALPGSQVCGSFGEPSRRWLHQLASSGIGVWQLLPLAPPDPTGSPYSSPSCFAINPWFLDAADLSSEGYISAEAMAALPGADAPVDGVGPLDFDLATQRSDALADALVAHWPQQDNSRKDAFNHWCANQAWLADHVHFMVLHHQHHGPWWTWPAALASHQSKALQDWAAEQGDALLREKLLQWHLDRQWQAIHDLAKELGIQLFGDVPFYVSSDSADVWSHRHLFTIEADGRLTTQSGVPPDYFSETGQLWGSPVYRWARHRLSRFRWWRLRIGRQLQLVDLLRLDHFRALAGFWAVPGADSTAENGRWESSPGRSLLSKLQQDCGGVLPLIAEDLGVITPDVESLRDDFELPGMKVLQFAFDGEVNNPYLPENISGERWVVYTGTHDNATTLGWWQQLDDGGRHRISRRAPGAVEAPAWALFDMAFATTARLVVAPLQDLMHLDDQARFNTPGTSQGNWNWRLPRFDHALDGALKGYGERGAVWGRSLAGASALLTGTSTR from the coding sequence ATGGATCAGCAGACGCCGCCACGGGCACGAACAACCGGGGTTCTCCTGCACCCCACCGCCCTACCCGGCAGCCAGGTTTGCGGAAGTTTCGGGGAGCCCAGTCGCCGCTGGTTGCATCAACTGGCGTCCAGCGGAATCGGCGTCTGGCAGCTCTTACCCCTGGCACCACCGGATCCCACAGGCTCGCCTTACAGCTCACCCTCCTGCTTCGCGATCAATCCCTGGTTTCTTGATGCTGCTGATCTGAGCAGCGAGGGTTACATCAGTGCGGAAGCGATGGCGGCCCTGCCGGGAGCCGATGCACCGGTCGATGGCGTCGGTCCGCTGGATTTCGACTTGGCGACGCAACGCAGCGACGCCTTGGCGGATGCCCTGGTTGCACACTGGCCGCAGCAAGACAACAGCCGGAAAGACGCCTTCAACCACTGGTGCGCTAATCAGGCATGGCTGGCGGATCACGTTCACTTCATGGTCTTGCATCACCAGCATCACGGCCCCTGGTGGACCTGGCCGGCAGCACTGGCAAGCCACCAGTCCAAGGCATTGCAGGACTGGGCGGCAGAGCAGGGGGATGCACTGCTGCGTGAGAAGTTGCTGCAATGGCACCTGGATCGCCAGTGGCAGGCCATTCATGACCTGGCCAAGGAGCTGGGCATCCAGCTGTTCGGAGATGTGCCCTTCTACGTGAGCTCCGACAGCGCCGATGTGTGGAGTCATCGCCATCTGTTCACGATCGAGGCCGATGGACGCCTCACCACCCAGAGCGGCGTTCCGCCCGACTATTTTTCTGAAACCGGACAGCTCTGGGGTTCACCGGTGTACCGCTGGGCCCGCCATCGCCTCAGTCGCTTCCGCTGGTGGCGATTGCGCATTGGCCGGCAGCTGCAGCTGGTGGATCTGTTGCGCCTTGATCACTTCCGTGCACTGGCGGGATTCTGGGCCGTTCCCGGTGCGGACAGCACTGCCGAAAACGGGCGCTGGGAAAGCTCCCCCGGTCGATCGCTGCTCTCCAAGTTGCAGCAAGACTGCGGCGGCGTGTTGCCTCTGATTGCCGAAGACCTTGGGGTGATCACACCGGATGTGGAATCGCTCCGGGATGATTTCGAGCTACCGGGAATGAAGGTGCTGCAGTTCGCCTTCGATGGTGAGGTCAACAACCCCTACCTACCGGAAAACATCAGCGGAGAACGCTGGGTGGTTTACACAGGCACCCACGACAACGCCACCACCCTGGGGTGGTGGCAGCAACTGGACGACGGAGGCCGCCATCGGATCAGCAGACGAGCACCAGGGGCCGTTGAAGCCCCGGCATGGGCGCTGTTCGACATGGCCTTCGCCACGACGGCGCGGCTCGTGGTGGCCCCTCTTCAGGATCTGATGCATCTCGACGATCAGGCCCGCTTCAACACCCCAGGAACCAGTCAAGGCAACTGGAACTGGCGACTGCCACGGTTTGATCATGCCCTGGACGGCGCCCTCAAGGGTTACGGAGAGCGCGGTGCCGTCTGGGGACGCTCACTGGCCGGTGCATCAGCTTTGCTCACGGGAACCTCCACCCGGTAG
- a CDS encoding DUF3721 domain-containing protein: MGFVLRFFVLAMLCLTPDRVEAHGKGMFATQSEADARAKELNCKGSHENNGKWMPCQDEADLHRALRRQ, encoded by the coding sequence ATGGGATTCGTCCTTCGCTTCTTTGTTCTTGCAATGTTGTGCCTGACCCCAGACCGCGTCGAAGCCCACGGCAAAGGCATGTTTGCAACTCAGTCGGAAGCTGATGCCCGTGCCAAAGAACTCAATTGCAAGGGAAGCCACGAAAACAACGGCAAGTGGATGCCCTGTCAGGACGAAGCCGATCTCCATCGCGCTCTGAGACGTCAGTGA
- a CDS encoding TIGR03943 family protein yields the protein MNRGVLLLLWGWIVIWSVYSGRLDLLLRGVFHSLVGASGVALILAGIVVFHRSIGRRERTPFTWLAGAVVALLVLAIPPNPSFSDLASTRPEGLPEPPDLAFVLPPEQRTLTEWVRLLRAQPDPDLVEGNPVNISGFVLKRQDEPPQIARLTVRCCLADATPAGLPVAWPDDANPKTNDWLSIQGRMAVETRQGVRTAVVVPETITSIPRPERPLEP from the coding sequence ATGAATCGCGGAGTCCTGCTGCTGCTCTGGGGCTGGATCGTGATCTGGAGCGTTTACTCCGGCCGACTGGATCTGCTGCTGCGCGGCGTCTTTCACAGTCTCGTCGGCGCCTCCGGTGTGGCCCTGATCCTCGCTGGCATCGTGGTGTTTCACCGCAGCATCGGACGCCGGGAACGCACACCCTTTACCTGGCTGGCCGGGGCCGTGGTGGCACTGCTCGTGCTGGCCATTCCACCGAATCCATCCTTCAGCGATCTCGCTTCCACCCGTCCAGAGGGGTTGCCGGAACCACCGGATCTCGCCTTTGTGCTGCCACCGGAGCAACGCACCCTCACCGAATGGGTGCGCCTGCTGCGCGCTCAACCAGACCCGGATCTGGTGGAGGGCAATCCGGTGAACATCAGTGGTTTTGTGCTGAAACGTCAGGATGAACCACCTCAGATCGCCAGGCTCACGGTGCGCTGTTGCCTCGCCGATGCCACCCCCGCTGGCCTGCCGGTGGCATGGCCTGATGACGCCAATCCCAAAACCAACGACTGGCTTTCCATCCAGGGCCGCATGGCCGTGGAGACGCGTCAAGGCGTTCGCACGGCGGTGGTCGTGCCGGAGACGATCACCTCGATCCCCAGGCCCGAGCGACCGCTGGAGCCATGA
- a CDS encoding metal ABC transporter solute-binding protein, Zn/Mn family: MSVSGWFRFTGLASAIALGVGTAPVLAAPLTVVAVDGTLCDLTRTLAGSSARVTCLIPPGGDPHGYRLKPSDRKALSKAALVVHIGFNLTPAAKKISSSGKVVAVGEIALPSYRGNDPHVWHDPANSAAIVTVVANNLAPLLPPGERAALGVRASKAKAVLNALGSWGSVQFSSLPKARRVLVTDHQTYSHLAKRYGLKEISMLDSYTTGGVLRPSSLNRISIAVKASGARIIFTPSLPPNKTLRRISKSTGLPIAKSPIYGEGVSPGGNAVTTATGNICTMVTGQGGRCDKAAAAKLAARWKAI; this comes from the coding sequence ATGTCTGTTTCGGGATGGTTCCGGTTCACTGGGCTGGCCTCCGCAATCGCTTTGGGGGTGGGTACCGCGCCGGTACTCGCCGCTCCCCTCACAGTCGTCGCTGTGGATGGCACCCTCTGCGACCTCACCCGCACTCTGGCTGGGTCATCTGCGCGAGTCACCTGCTTGATTCCCCCGGGGGGTGATCCCCACGGTTATCGACTCAAGCCCAGTGATCGCAAAGCACTCTCCAAGGCCGCTCTAGTGGTGCACATCGGTTTCAATCTCACCCCGGCTGCAAAAAAAATCTCCAGCTCAGGGAAAGTGGTGGCCGTCGGTGAAATTGCCCTCCCTTCCTATCGAGGCAATGACCCCCACGTGTGGCATGACCCCGCGAACTCCGCAGCGATCGTGACGGTGGTGGCCAACAATCTCGCCCCTTTGCTTCCCCCTGGAGAACGAGCAGCTCTTGGGGTGCGGGCCTCAAAAGCCAAGGCCGTTTTGAACGCGCTTGGCAGCTGGGGTTCCGTCCAGTTCTCGTCACTTCCGAAGGCCCGGCGTGTACTGGTGACTGATCATCAGACCTACAGCCATTTAGCCAAGCGCTACGGGCTCAAGGAGATTTCCATGCTGGACAGCTACACCACTGGAGGTGTGCTGCGGCCTTCAAGTCTCAACCGAATCTCCATTGCCGTGAAGGCGTCCGGTGCTCGCATCATCTTCACACCATCGTTGCCTCCGAATAAGACCCTCCGACGGATCAGCAAAAGCACGGGTCTGCCGATTGCGAAATCTCCAATTTATGGAGAAGGCGTCTCGCCGGGAGGCAACGCTGTCACTACAGCGACCGGCAACATCTGCACGATGGTGACCGGACAGGGTGGGCGCTGTGACAAGGCTGCTGCCGCAAAGCTCGCCGCCCGTTGGAAAGCTATTTAA
- a CDS encoding DUF411 domain-containing protein yields MSVIRFFLTACLGILVVASNAWSHGGSHGGSATLDPHPKGSGPDLHLYREASCLCCTKWGNAMASSGFNVIDHVKDNLDTLKQAEGVPPELASCHTAFVEGYVLEGHVPVQSVQRLLREMPEITGLAVPGMPLGSPGMEAPNVAGDRYEVIALQTNGTPTIYDSYQGLTLR; encoded by the coding sequence ATGTCTGTGATCCGATTTTTTCTAACGGCCTGTCTCGGAATTCTTGTTGTGGCATCCAACGCTTGGTCCCACGGCGGAAGCCATGGTGGTTCAGCAACGCTCGATCCCCACCCGAAGGGTTCTGGCCCAGACCTACACCTCTACAGAGAAGCAAGTTGCCTCTGTTGCACCAAATGGGGCAACGCCATGGCATCCAGTGGATTCAACGTGATTGATCATGTGAAGGACAATCTGGACACCCTCAAACAGGCCGAAGGAGTGCCCCCAGAGCTGGCGTCCTGTCATACAGCCTTTGTTGAGGGATATGTCCTGGAGGGCCACGTGCCGGTTCAATCCGTGCAACGTCTCCTGCGTGAGATGCCAGAGATCACGGGTCTTGCCGTACCCGGCATGCCTCTGGGATCTCCAGGGATGGAAGCCCCCAACGTGGCTGGCGATCGGTATGAGGTGATCGCGCTGCAAACCAATGGAACGCCAACGATCTACGACTCGTATCAGGGGTTGACGCTGCGATGA
- a CDS encoding permease has protein sequence MNTDRLATAWAIFQGLLLESLPFLLLGVLIAGLARWLVPQGAWIDRLPKNPVLAPITGALMGFALPACECGNVPVARRLLASGAPLGTAFGFLFAAPVLNPIVLASTWAAFPDQRWLLLARPFGAFLLAVLLSLLLTQLSETQLLERALLSERRMSQPLSNLGLLDRSSGLIGTPLDSKAATTPQRVSLGGVVDQSSREFLDLLALLVLGCVIAALVQTWLPRSWLLAVGSAPTLSILALMVLAIVVSVCSSVDAFLALGFAAQVTPGALLAFLLLGPVVDLKLAGLFTVLLTPKAIAITATAASLGVLLIGQWVNLWQL, from the coding sequence TTGAACACCGACCGACTGGCCACCGCCTGGGCCATCTTCCAGGGCTTGCTGCTGGAGTCACTTCCATTCCTGCTGCTTGGAGTGCTGATCGCAGGACTGGCTCGCTGGTTGGTGCCCCAGGGAGCCTGGATCGACCGGTTGCCGAAGAACCCTGTCTTGGCTCCAATCACCGGAGCTTTGATGGGCTTTGCTCTACCTGCCTGTGAATGCGGCAACGTTCCAGTCGCACGGCGTCTCCTGGCCAGTGGTGCACCGTTGGGAACAGCCTTCGGTTTTCTGTTCGCAGCGCCCGTTCTCAATCCGATTGTGCTGGCCAGTACCTGGGCAGCCTTTCCCGATCAGCGCTGGCTGTTGCTCGCCAGACCATTCGGTGCCTTCCTGCTCGCCGTGCTGCTGAGCCTGCTGCTGACGCAGCTTTCAGAAACTCAACTACTGGAACGAGCCTTGCTCAGTGAACGGCGGATGAGCCAGCCGCTCAGCAATCTGGGGCTGCTGGATCGATCGAGTGGCCTGATCGGAACACCTCTGGACAGCAAAGCCGCAACAACTCCCCAGCGGGTGTCGCTGGGGGGCGTTGTGGATCAGAGCAGTCGGGAATTTCTGGACCTGCTGGCCCTCCTGGTGCTCGGATGTGTCATCGCAGCCCTGGTGCAGACATGGTTGCCCCGCAGCTGGTTGCTGGCGGTGGGCAGTGCCCCAACGCTCTCAATCCTGGCGCTGATGGTGCTGGCGATCGTGGTGTCGGTGTGCTCCAGCGTGGATGCCTTTTTGGCGCTGGGGTTCGCTGCCCAGGTCACCCCGGGGGCGCTGCTGGCCTTTCTGCTGCTGGGCCCCGTTGTGGATCTGAAACTGGCCGGTCTGTTCACTGTGTTGCTTACACCGAAAGCCATCGCAATCACCGCCACCGCAGCCAGCCTGGGGGTCTTGCTGATCGGCCAGTGGGTGAATCTTTGGCAGCTATAA
- a CDS encoding metal ABC transporter permease, whose protein sequence is MIETDLWWLVPLILALMIGLICPATGSLLITQRRILLANLMAHSVLPGLVLALALELDPTIGGLISGLLGALLAERLNQGFQGREEGAMNTVLAGFMALGVLLVPLLQARVDLETLLFGDPLAASGADLIRTGIAATALVLLLISSYSDLVFLGVDPDGAVAAKRPVTRIRFITIVTTALVVISAISAVGIILVIGLLCAPVLVHVERSLSLRQLMLRSAFTGVLLCSSGMVVAIWADLPPGPIIGVLCMLLLIFRQLTGIGSR, encoded by the coding sequence GTGATTGAAACCGATCTCTGGTGGCTGGTTCCGCTGATCCTGGCCTTGATGATCGGCCTGATCTGTCCCGCAACTGGATCGCTGTTGATCACGCAAAGACGGATCCTGCTGGCCAATCTGATGGCGCATTCCGTCCTGCCGGGACTGGTTCTCGCCCTTGCCCTTGAGTTGGATCCCACCATCGGAGGCCTGATCAGCGGTCTGTTGGGAGCTTTGTTGGCAGAACGTCTCAATCAAGGCTTCCAGGGCCGCGAAGAAGGGGCCATGAACACTGTGCTGGCCGGATTCATGGCCCTCGGAGTTCTGCTTGTGCCCCTGCTTCAGGCCCGCGTTGATCTAGAAACTTTGCTTTTTGGCGATCCGCTGGCGGCCAGCGGTGCCGATCTGATCCGTACGGGAATCGCTGCGACTGCATTGGTTCTGCTTCTGATCAGCTCATACAGCGACCTGGTGTTCCTCGGTGTCGATCCCGATGGAGCCGTCGCCGCAAAGCGACCCGTGACCCGCATCCGCTTCATCACCATTGTCACCACGGCTCTTGTGGTGATCAGTGCGATTTCAGCCGTTGGAATCATTCTGGTAATCGGGCTTCTTTGCGCACCTGTTTTGGTGCACGTGGAACGCAGCCTCAGCCTGCGCCAGTTGATGCTGCGTTCTGCGTTCACTGGCGTACTGCTCTGCAGCAGCGGCATGGTTGTAGCGATCTGGGCTGACCTGCCACCGGGACCGATCATCGGAGTGCTCTGCATGCTGCTGCTTATCTTCAGACAACTCACCGGGATTGGATCCCGATGA
- a CDS encoding ribose-phosphate pyrophosphokinase — protein MTSFLTAVRDEQEHLIPDSRRLRLFSGTSNPGLAREIAAYLGVPDGPRVCKRFADGELYVQIQESIRGCDVFLIQPTCAPVNDHLMELLIMVDACRRASARQVTAVVPYYGYARADRKTAGRESITAKLTANLLVKSGVDRVLAMDLHSAQIQGYFDIPCDHIYGSPVLVDYLSTQNLGDVVVVSPDVGGVARARAFAKQMNDAPLAIIDKRRTGHNMAESLTVIGDVSGRTAVLIDDMIDTGGTICAGARLLREQGAKRVIACATHAVFSPPAAERLSSDGLFEQVVVTNSIPIPKDRIFPQLQVLSVANMLGESIWRIHEESSVSSMFR, from the coding sequence GTGACCAGTTTCCTGACCGCAGTCCGCGACGAACAGGAGCACCTGATCCCTGACAGCCGCAGGCTGCGGCTGTTCAGTGGCACCTCCAATCCTGGATTGGCCAGGGAGATCGCGGCCTATCTCGGAGTCCCTGACGGCCCGCGGGTGTGCAAGCGCTTCGCCGATGGTGAGCTCTATGTGCAGATCCAGGAATCGATCCGCGGCTGCGATGTCTTTTTGATCCAGCCCACCTGCGCTCCGGTGAACGATCACCTGATGGAGCTACTGATCATGGTGGATGCCTGCCGTCGAGCTTCGGCACGGCAGGTCACCGCAGTGGTTCCGTACTACGGCTACGCCCGCGCTGATCGCAAGACCGCAGGCCGAGAATCGATCACCGCCAAGCTCACTGCCAATCTGCTGGTGAAGTCCGGCGTGGACCGGGTTCTGGCCATGGATCTCCATTCCGCGCAAATCCAGGGCTATTTCGATATCCCCTGCGACCACATCTATGGCTCACCGGTACTTGTGGATTATCTCTCCACACAAAACCTCGGAGACGTTGTGGTGGTGTCGCCGGATGTGGGCGGTGTCGCCAGGGCCAGGGCGTTTGCCAAGCAGATGAATGATGCTCCCCTGGCGATCATCGACAAGCGGCGGACGGGGCACAACATGGCGGAAAGCCTCACCGTGATCGGAGATGTGTCCGGTCGGACGGCGGTGCTGATCGACGACATGATCGATACCGGCGGCACCATCTGCGCCGGTGCCCGATTGCTGCGCGAGCAGGGCGCCAAGCGTGTGATCGCCTGCGCAACCCATGCGGTGTTTTCCCCACCGGCTGCTGAACGGCTGTCCTCCGATGGACTGTTTGAGCAGGTTGTCGTCACCAATAGCATTCCGATTCCGAAGGACCGCATCTTTCCTCAGCTTCAGGTGCTCTCGGTTGCGAACATGCTCGGGGAGTCGATCTGGCGTATCCACGAAGAAAGTTCCGTCAGCTCGATGTTCCGCTGA
- a CDS encoding LCP family protein, whose product MAASDQQRLKRWFGRHPLRTMLRIAATLVGVGVSGWLISIVWPEPDRVARGGPPSVSDPTSLAKFPAMPITLLVIGVDTDNLSDPTNQAAPKGPANADALLLVRIDAKQPLRVLQVPTELAVQLPGSDQPMALGGLWRSGGVSLMADAIREIVGIADTDLQRYVVVPRQTLRTLVDGLGEVDVILSQSYKRTDKSLGYGVDLQAGRQSLNGAQAEQLARLLQNGRDYENRRLRQQMLMRSVVDQLQAPSGIVGIRVLLDEVNGQLETNLSYSEMLSLAAALIASPAPVQFSQLPLAPAVGEQTLRQLKPGLPLPLWPTP is encoded by the coding sequence ATGGCAGCATCTGATCAACAGCGGCTGAAGCGGTGGTTCGGTCGTCACCCGCTGAGGACCATGCTGCGCATCGCTGCAACCCTTGTTGGGGTTGGTGTTTCCGGTTGGCTGATTTCGATTGTGTGGCCGGAGCCGGATCGGGTTGCCAGGGGGGGGCCTCCGAGTGTTTCCGATCCCACGAGCCTGGCCAAGTTTCCGGCGATGCCGATCACGCTGCTGGTGATTGGTGTCGACACCGACAACCTCAGCGATCCCACCAACCAGGCCGCACCCAAGGGTCCGGCCAATGCCGATGCCCTGCTCCTGGTGCGCATCGATGCCAAGCAACCTTTAAGGGTGTTGCAGGTCCCAACGGAGCTGGCGGTGCAGCTTCCAGGCAGCGATCAGCCCATGGCCCTGGGCGGACTCTGGCGCTCCGGCGGGGTCTCACTGATGGCTGATGCGATACGGGAAATCGTCGGCATTGCCGACACGGATCTGCAGCGTTACGTCGTCGTTCCCCGTCAAACCCTGCGCACCCTGGTGGATGGTCTGGGCGAAGTGGATGTGATCCTCAGCCAGTCGTATAAGCGAACGGACAAAAGTCTTGGCTACGGCGTTGATCTTCAGGCCGGTCGGCAGAGTCTCAACGGAGCTCAGGCTGAACAGTTAGCGCGCTTGCTTCAGAACGGTCGCGATTACGAGAACAGGCGTCTCAGGCAGCAGATGCTGATGCGATCGGTGGTGGATCAGCTGCAGGCTCCCAGCGGAATCGTCGGCATCCGCGTGCTTCTGGATGAGGTCAATGGTCAGCTGGAAACCAATCTCAGCTACAGCGAAATGCTGAGCCTGGCGGCTGCGTTGATCGCCAGCCCGGCGCCGGTGCAGTTCAGCCAGCTCCCGCTGGCCCCTGCAGTGGGTGAACAGACCCTGCGGCAGCTCAAACCTGGGCTGCCGCTGCCGCTCTGGCCGACGCCGTGA
- a CDS encoding NAD(P)-dependent oxidoreductase: protein MPLRHDFRSRPPEQVRVVVFGATGYIGRFVTRELIQRGYQVVAFSRDRSGIGGRNRRKQVVADFAGADVRFGDVTDAASIAENAFDQPADVVVSCLASRSGGRKDSWAIDHDATLNTYREGRRAGAAHFVLLSAICVQKPLLEFQKAKLAFESVLQQDSEMTHSIVRPTAFFKSLAGQVESCRKGGPYVMFGGGRLASCKPISEADLASFMADCLRDEDKINRVLPIGGPGPAMSAREQGELLFRALNRKPRMLSVPIALMDGPIALLEGLSQLFPGLQDTAEFGKIGRYYASESMLVWDSEQGCYDAEATPSTGNDTLEQFFERVVRDGLAGQELGDAALF, encoded by the coding sequence ATGCCCCTGCGACATGACTTCCGCAGCCGACCGCCGGAGCAGGTGCGGGTGGTGGTCTTCGGAGCGACGGGATACATCGGCCGCTTCGTGACCCGGGAGCTGATCCAGCGGGGCTATCAGGTGGTGGCCTTCAGCCGCGATCGCAGCGGAATCGGCGGTCGCAACCGCCGCAAGCAGGTTGTTGCGGATTTCGCTGGTGCCGACGTCCGCTTCGGAGACGTCACCGATGCCGCATCCATTGCTGAGAACGCCTTTGATCAACCCGCCGATGTGGTTGTTTCCTGCCTGGCCTCACGCAGCGGCGGCCGCAAGGATTCCTGGGCCATCGACCATGACGCGACCCTCAACACCTATCGGGAAGGGCGCCGGGCCGGAGCCGCTCATTTCGTGCTGCTCTCGGCCATCTGCGTCCAGAAACCACTGCTGGAGTTCCAGAAAGCCAAGCTCGCCTTTGAATCGGTGTTGCAGCAGGACAGCGAGATGACCCACTCGATCGTGCGGCCCACCGCGTTCTTCAAAAGCCTGGCCGGGCAGGTGGAGAGCTGTCGAAAAGGCGGTCCCTATGTGATGTTCGGGGGCGGCAGGCTTGCAAGCTGCAAACCGATCAGCGAGGCCGACCTCGCCAGCTTCATGGCGGATTGCCTCAGGGATGAGGACAAGATCAATCGGGTCTTGCCGATTGGCGGTCCAGGACCGGCCATGAGCGCTCGTGAGCAGGGCGAGCTGCTGTTCCGAGCCCTCAACCGCAAGCCGCGCATGCTGTCGGTGCCGATTGCCTTGATGGATGGCCCGATTGCATTGCTTGAGGGGCTTTCACAGTTGTTTCCAGGACTTCAGGACACAGCGGAATTTGGCAAGATCGGCCGTTACTACGCCAGCGAATCAATGCTGGTGTGGGATTCAGAGCAGGGGTGCTACGACGCCGAGGCCACCCCCTCCACAGGCAACGACACTCTCGAACAGTTCTTTGAGCGGGTGGTTCGGGATGGACTGGCGGGACAGGAACTGGGCGATGCGGCCTTGTTCTGA
- a CDS encoding glycoside hydrolase family 10 protein gives MGVWLTNSPSPLYYDRQRIRLAMEQLQEAGFDRVVPNVWSRGTTFHKSAFAPLEPPLKKAGVSLDPICTLAKEGRKRGIKVMPWFEYGLMEPANAEVVKRHPEWVLAKANGQTTMTMHGSHRMAWLNPAHPEVRKRFIGLVVETLRRCPMHGLQLDDHFAWPVLFGYDRFTTSLYQQQTGAAPPRDHTNRHWMTWRRKQLTSLLRELRSTLKREGLPSRISLSPGPFRQAYNLWLQDWELWAMGELIDELVVQNYAYSIKGFARDLDQPALRKAREWGIPTQIGILAGFGKRTTSMRDLQEKVRLSRQRGHGVIFFYWEGLWGKHVPQAARSTRYNDFRRLGSSD, from the coding sequence ATGGGGGTTTGGCTCACGAACAGTCCGAGCCCTCTGTACTACGACCGCCAGAGGATCCGCCTGGCCATGGAGCAGCTGCAGGAGGCCGGATTCGATCGTGTTGTGCCGAATGTGTGGAGCCGCGGCACGACGTTTCACAAGAGTGCCTTCGCGCCTCTGGAGCCTCCGCTGAAGAAGGCCGGCGTGTCTTTGGATCCGATCTGCACCCTGGCCAAGGAGGGACGCAAGCGCGGCATCAAGGTGATGCCCTGGTTTGAATACGGGTTGATGGAGCCGGCAAACGCCGAGGTGGTGAAACGCCATCCGGAGTGGGTGCTGGCCAAGGCGAACGGGCAAACCACCATGACCATGCACGGCAGTCACCGCATGGCTTGGCTCAATCCAGCCCACCCCGAGGTGCGAAAGCGTTTCATTGGGCTGGTGGTTGAAACGCTCAGGCGCTGTCCGATGCACGGGTTGCAGCTGGACGATCATTTCGCCTGGCCTGTGCTGTTCGGTTACGACCGCTTCACGACGTCCCTCTATCAGCAGCAGACGGGGGCAGCACCGCCGCGGGATCACACAAATCGCCACTGGATGACCTGGCGGAGGAAACAGCTCACCAGCTTGTTGAGGGAGCTGCGCAGCACCTTGAAGCGGGAGGGCTTACCAAGCAGGATCAGTCTTTCTCCGGGACCTTTCCGGCAGGCCTACAACCTCTGGCTGCAGGACTGGGAACTCTGGGCCATGGGAGAGCTGATCGATGAACTGGTGGTTCAGAACTATGCGTATTCGATCAAGGGATTCGCCCGCGACCTCGACCAGCCAGCCCTTCGCAAAGCGCGGGAGTGGGGCATCCCCACACAGATCGGAATCCTCGCGGGCTTCGGCAAACGAACAACCTCGATGCGGGATCTTCAGGAAAAGGTTCGTCTCTCCCGCCAACGGGGGCACGGGGTGATCTTTTTCTATTGGGAAGGGTTATGGGGCAAACACGTCCCTCAAGCTGCACGGAGCACTCGATACAACGACTTCAGAAGACTGGGCTCCTCAGACTGA
- a CDS encoding metal ABC transporter ATP-binding protein, whose product MTTITSSTSTGLQAHDLCFGYQNRAVIDNVSLELEPGTLTALVGPNGAGKSTLLHLLQGRLKASSGSVQCLASIALMPQRAAIDWSFPITVLEMVKLGRGPKRHGPGNEDVDQILERVGMSNLRNRRLSRLSGGQQQRVLLARALTQQSGVLLLDEPCSAIDPPTREHLLDVMRQQADSGQTLLVSSHDWGSALDSYDRVVVLDGNVRACGTPVEVREHLSDMTCMMGSSCCD is encoded by the coding sequence GTGACAACAATCACTTCGTCTACTAGTACGGGTCTGCAGGCGCATGATCTCTGCTTCGGTTACCAGAACCGGGCGGTGATCGACAACGTCAGTCTGGAACTCGAACCGGGAACGCTTACGGCACTGGTCGGGCCGAATGGTGCCGGCAAATCAACCCTGCTTCATCTCCTGCAGGGGCGCCTGAAAGCCAGCAGCGGCAGTGTGCAGTGCCTCGCCAGCATCGCCCTGATGCCCCAGCGTGCTGCCATCGACTGGAGCTTTCCCATCACGGTGCTCGAGATGGTCAAACTCGGCAGGGGACCCAAACGCCATGGGCCTGGGAACGAAGACGTTGATCAGATTCTTGAGCGCGTTGGCATGAGCAACCTGCGCAACCGCCGCCTCAGCCGGCTCTCCGGTGGTCAGCAGCAACGGGTGCTTTTGGCACGGGCGCTGACTCAGCAAAGTGGCGTTTTGCTGCTGGATGAGCCCTGCAGCGCAATCGATCCACCCACCCGTGAACATCTGCTGGATGTGATGCGTCAGCAGGCTGATTCAGGCCAGACGCTTCTCGTGAGCAGTCATGACTGGGGAAGCGCTCTCGACAGCTACGACCGCGTTGTCGTCCTCGACGGCAACGTGCGCGCCTGCGGCACGCCCGTTGAAGTGAGGGAACACCTCAGCGACATGACTTGCATGATGGGGAGCAGTTGTTGTGATTGA